In Pedobacter heparinus DSM 2366, the following are encoded in one genomic region:
- a CDS encoding aromatic amino acid hydroxylase has protein sequence MNDFNDFNNKQVANLPRHLRQFIVEQHYEKYTPVDQAVWRYVMRQNYSYLKHVAFYPYIKGLQRAGLSIEYIPDLQTMNDNLGKIGWGAVTVDGFIPPAAFMEYQAYRVLVIAADIRQINHIEYTPAPDIIHESAGHAPIIADADYNNYLSYFGSIGAKAMFSSKDFELYEAIRNLSILKEAVDANEEEIAKAERLLQQISENMGEPSEMALLSRLHWWTVEYGLIGTLEDPKIYGAGLLSSIGESSSCMKPEVQKLWYNIDTINYSYDITKPQPQLFVTETFQNLIDVLEVFADTMAFRKGGTESIVKAIECKNPATAVYSSGLQVTGVFTDMGLDGNDALTFIRTTGPSALAIGNKQLEGHGKHFHKDGFSSPVGKLKGIATPLEDMDMLQLLNCGIKPLNLAILEFESGITVKGTVRTIHQQNEKTFLITFDNCTVKERNGNILFQPDWGMYDMAVGEKIVSVYNGAADKDAYEEITHISNKQTHKVAYDEKTQKLHAIYKAVRQIRESGTGYEQLPVLFGALKNEHRYDWLSAMEILEILYHKQLYPELEKELRIYLELKSASESEHTKLINDGLHVIANPVTKLITEEEAH, from the coding sequence ATGAATGATTTTAATGACTTTAACAATAAGCAGGTAGCTAATCTGCCAAGGCATTTACGACAATTTATTGTAGAACAGCATTACGAAAAGTATACGCCGGTAGACCAGGCCGTATGGCGTTATGTGATGCGCCAGAATTACAGCTATTTAAAGCATGTTGCTTTTTATCCTTATATCAAAGGCCTGCAGCGCGCGGGACTGAGTATTGAATATATCCCTGACCTGCAAACAATGAACGACAACCTGGGCAAGATTGGCTGGGGTGCAGTTACCGTGGATGGTTTTATACCGCCTGCAGCCTTTATGGAGTACCAGGCTTACCGGGTACTGGTTATTGCAGCAGATATCCGTCAGATCAATCATATTGAATATACTCCTGCACCAGATATTATCCACGAATCGGCAGGTCATGCCCCAATTATTGCCGACGCGGACTATAACAATTACCTGAGCTATTTTGGTTCTATAGGTGCCAAGGCCATGTTCTCATCAAAAGATTTTGAGCTTTATGAGGCCATCAGGAACCTTTCGATCTTAAAAGAGGCTGTGGATGCCAATGAAGAAGAGATCGCAAAGGCAGAACGCCTGTTACAGCAGATCTCGGAAAATATGGGTGAACCATCGGAAATGGCTTTATTGAGCCGCCTGCATTGGTGGACAGTTGAATATGGCCTGATCGGCACACTGGAAGATCCAAAGATCTATGGTGCCGGTTTGCTTTCTTCGATCGGTGAAAGTTCGAGCTGTATGAAACCTGAGGTGCAGAAACTATGGTATAACATTGATACCATTAACTACAGTTACGACATTACCAAACCCCAGCCCCAGTTGTTTGTAACTGAAACGTTCCAGAACCTGATTGACGTACTTGAAGTTTTTGCCGATACCATGGCCTTCAGGAAAGGTGGCACCGAAAGTATTGTAAAGGCTATTGAATGTAAAAACCCGGCAACTGCAGTTTACAGTTCAGGCTTGCAGGTTACCGGCGTGTTTACAGATATGGGACTGGATGGCAATGATGCGCTTACTTTTATCAGAACAACCGGGCCTTCTGCTTTGGCGATTGGTAATAAGCAACTGGAAGGACATGGTAAACATTTCCATAAAGATGGTTTTTCATCTCCTGTGGGTAAACTGAAGGGTATTGCTACGCCGCTGGAAGACATGGACATGCTCCAATTGCTGAATTGTGGGATCAAACCGCTTAACCTGGCTATCCTGGAGTTTGAAAGTGGCATTACGGTAAAGGGTACAGTCAGGACCATCCATCAGCAAAATGAAAAAACTTTTCTGATTACCTTTGACAATTGTACCGTTAAGGAGCGTAACGGGAATATACTTTTTCAGCCAGACTGGGGCATGTATGACATGGCTGTTGGCGAAAAGATCGTTTCCGTTTACAATGGTGCAGCTGATAAGGATGCTTATGAAGAAATTACCCATATCAGTAATAAACAAACCCACAAAGTGGCTTACGACGAGAAGACCCAAAAACTGCATGCCATTTATAAAGCGGTACGACAGATAAGGGAAAGCGGAACAGGATATGAACAATTGCCAGTCCTTTTTGGGGCATTAAAAAATGAACACCGCTACGACTGGCTGTCGGCGATGGAAATTCTGGAGATCTTATACCATAAACAGCTTTATCCTGAACTGGAAAAAGAGCTGCGTATTTACCTGGAACTTAAATCGGCCAGTGAAAGCGAACACACAAAACTGATTAATGACGGTTTACATGTTATTGCAAACCCGGTTACCAAATTGATTACAGAAGAAGAAGCACATTAA
- a CDS encoding flavin reductase family protein, which translates to MLTIKTSDLSPAQLQNYMQYAVAPRPICFATTIDAKGNINLSPFSFFNMFSTNPPLCVFSPARRVRDNTTKHTLENILEVKECVINIVNYAMVQQTSLASTEYAKGVNEFEKAGFTMLPSQLVKPPRVAEAPVQMECMVKEVIHLGENPGAGNLILAEVKLIHIKEDILDETGKIDQAKIDLVARLGGDWYCRVTPESLFKVAKPLTTLGIGVDALPKAVRNSRVLTGNDLGMLGNIEQLPTDEEIDAVRNLPEVKEIMDATIGDASNRERELQQLAQQWLNKGNVNDALKVVLL; encoded by the coding sequence ATGCTCACCATAAAAACATCAGATCTTAGTCCGGCGCAGCTGCAAAATTATATGCAGTATGCCGTTGCGCCCCGGCCCATCTGTTTTGCGACTACCATAGATGCAAAAGGGAACATCAATCTGAGCCCCTTTAGCTTCTTTAACATGTTCAGTACCAATCCGCCTCTCTGTGTTTTTTCACCCGCCAGAAGGGTGCGCGACAATACTACTAAACATACTTTAGAGAACATCCTTGAAGTTAAAGAATGTGTCATCAACATCGTAAACTATGCTATGGTACAGCAAACCAGTCTGGCCAGCACAGAGTATGCAAAAGGTGTAAATGAATTTGAAAAGGCGGGTTTTACCATGCTCCCTTCTCAGCTGGTTAAACCCCCCAGGGTTGCTGAAGCCCCGGTGCAAATGGAGTGTATGGTTAAAGAGGTGATCCATCTGGGTGAAAACCCGGGTGCGGGAAACCTGATCCTGGCAGAAGTAAAACTGATCCACATTAAAGAAGATATCCTGGATGAAACCGGGAAAATAGACCAGGCTAAGATAGATCTTGTGGCGCGGCTTGGGGGCGACTGGTATTGCCGTGTTACACCAGAGAGCCTGTTTAAAGTTGCCAAACCCTTAACAACCTTAGGAATAGGGGTAGATGCCCTGCCCAAGGCGGTAAGAAATTCAAGGGTACTGACCGGTAATGACCTGGGGATGCTGGGTAACATAGAGCAACTGCCAACCGATGAGGAAATTGATGCGGTAAGAAACCTTCCGGAAGTAAAGGAAATTATGGATGCTACTATTGGCGACGCCAGTAACCGGGAACGTGAACTGCAGCAGCTTGCACAGCAATGGTTAAACAAAGGAAATGTAAACGATGCATTAAAAGTGGTTCTATTATAA
- a CDS encoding GtrA family protein, whose translation MRKALLKIIDFFYPPFSRWLPLHTFRYIVSGGTTATSGIICYYIAYNWILHQRNIHVDFPFVPKLITAHSAALIISTLVSFLIGFTLNKYLVFTKSNLKGRIQMFRYAAVLGINFGLNLAMLKYMVEGLHFYPSLSQAFITVTLSLCSYFLQKHFTFRVKKHP comes from the coding sequence ATGCGAAAGGCCTTATTAAAAATAATAGATTTCTTTTACCCTCCTTTTTCACGCTGGCTGCCTTTACATACTTTCAGGTACATTGTGTCTGGAGGCACTACGGCAACGTCGGGAATTATCTGCTATTACATTGCTTACAACTGGATTTTGCACCAAAGAAACATCCATGTTGATTTCCCTTTTGTACCTAAACTGATTACCGCCCACTCGGCAGCGCTCATCATCAGCACCCTGGTCAGTTTTTTGATTGGTTTTACGCTAAACAAATACCTGGTCTTTACCAAATCTAACTTAAAAGGGAGGATACAGATGTTCAGATACGCCGCGGTATTAGGCATCAATTTTGGACTTAACCTGGCCATGTTAAAATACATGGTAGAGGGACTGCACTTTTATCCCTCGCTATCGCAGGCTTTCATTACCGTAACTCTATCTCTATGCAGTTATTTTCTGCAAAAGCATTTTACGTTCAGGGTTAAAAAACATCCATAA
- a CDS encoding anion permease yields MKEINYKMMLVTLAFGLLIWFLPVPEGVKPEAWHLLAIFLATILGIILKAASMGTMSMIAIAVVALTGVLAPGNPGKSISLALSSFGDKVIWLIGISFFIARGFIKTGLGSRIAYLFIRVFGHSSLGLGYGLGLADLVLAPAIPSNTARGGGIIYPIMKSMALNFGSVPEQPETHRKLGAYLSLSCYNINLVTSSMFLTATASNPMCQKFAADLGIHITWMSWMWAAIVPGLVSLIAVPYLLYKIYPPELKRTKGATKMASEKLKEMGAVTRNEWLMLLAFFVLLFLWITGDIFKIDATTTAFIGLVFLLLSQVLTWEDVKSEKGAWDTIVWFSALVMMGSALNQLGLIPWFSELVKAKIGHMNWTMAFPIIILVYFYSHYMFASATAHVASMYAALLGVGISVGIPPMLLALSLGFCGGIYGTLTHYGHGPAPVFFGSTFVEVKEWWSRGFILSIVFLVIWMGIGGMWWKVIGIY; encoded by the coding sequence ATGAAAGAGATCAATTACAAAATGATGCTGGTAACCCTGGCTTTCGGGTTGCTGATCTGGTTTTTACCGGTTCCTGAAGGAGTTAAACCCGAAGCCTGGCATTTGCTGGCCATCTTTCTGGCCACCATTCTGGGCATTATCCTCAAAGCAGCATCCATGGGCACCATGTCTATGATCGCTATTGCAGTTGTGGCCTTAACCGGGGTATTGGCCCCCGGAAATCCCGGTAAATCTATTTCGCTGGCTTTAAGTAGTTTTGGTGACAAAGTAATCTGGCTGATAGGGATTTCTTTTTTTATTGCCCGCGGTTTCATAAAAACCGGGCTGGGTAGCAGGATTGCCTATCTTTTTATCAGGGTATTTGGGCACAGTTCATTGGGACTGGGTTACGGATTGGGCCTGGCAGATCTGGTACTGGCCCCTGCAATTCCCAGCAATACAGCGCGGGGTGGAGGCATCATTTATCCCATCATGAAATCTATGGCCCTTAATTTTGGCTCTGTTCCTGAACAGCCGGAAACGCACCGCAAACTGGGGGCTTACCTGTCGCTCAGCTGCTATAACATCAACCTCGTTACCTCTTCCATGTTCCTTACTGCAACGGCAAGTAACCCTATGTGCCAGAAGTTTGCGGCCGATCTGGGCATTCACATTACCTGGATGTCGTGGATGTGGGCGGCTATAGTACCGGGCCTCGTTTCACTTATCGCTGTGCCTTACCTGCTCTATAAAATCTACCCCCCTGAATTAAAAAGAACAAAAGGCGCGACAAAAATGGCCTCCGAAAAGTTAAAGGAGATGGGTGCTGTAACGCGAAATGAATGGCTGATGCTGCTTGCTTTTTTTGTGTTGCTCTTTTTATGGATCACCGGAGATATATTTAAAATTGATGCCACTACCACTGCTTTTATAGGCCTGGTGTTTTTGCTGCTTTCGCAGGTGCTGACCTGGGAAGATGTGAAAAGTGAAAAGGGGGCCTGGGATACCATCGTCTGGTTCTCGGCTTTGGTAATGATGGGTAGTGCATTGAACCAACTGGGCTTAATACCCTGGTTTAGTGAATTGGTAAAAGCTAAAATAGGCCACATGAACTGGACAATGGCTTTCCCGATCATTATACTGGTCTATTTTTACAGCCACTATATGTTTGCCAGCGCAACTGCGCATGTAGCTTCTATGTATGCCGCTCTATTGGGCGTAGGTATTTCTGTTGGCATCCCGCCAATGTTATTGGCCCTTTCGCTGGGTTTTTGTGGTGGGATTTATGGAACTTTAACCCATTACGGGCATGGGCCGGCACCGGTATTTTTTGGAAGTACCTTTGTGGAAGTAAAAGAATGGTGGTCGCGGGGTTTTATATTAAGTATTGTTTTCCTGGTGATCTGGATGGGTATTGGCGGTATGTGGTGGAAAGTTATCGGCATATATTAA
- a CDS encoding LTA synthase family protein gives MKRENPITLNLYVALAYRFLILLVLYTLCRLGFFFFNHSLFQHITLPKYLYMLWGGLKFDVSALIYINAIFLLMQLVPAPFKYKDGYQRFCKWLFIISNSIGIMANFADFAYYKYTLKRTTATVFSQFSHEQNKFKLFIDFLTDYWYLFLLYALFIWGFVKLYQLVGVKKVKTFKWPAYLLQTVLLFAIALVCLTGVRGGWGYGTRPITLSNAGEFVDTPDQMSLVLNTPFCIFRTLKVSKLKPVNYYDEQTLNSIYNPIHLPKDTVAFKKLNVVFLIIESLGKEHIGGLNKDLMGGKYKGFTPFIDSLIEQSYTFTHTYANGRKSIDALPSVISGIPSIREPFVLSVYSGNKTTSIAKLLGDKGYETAFFHGAPNGSMGFSSYTHLAGIKHYFGQNEYKKTGDYDGTWGIWDNPFMQYMAQTMNTLKQPFFSAFFSLSSHHPFKLPDEYAGKFPKGHLPVQEVLGYTDMALRNFFRTASAMPWYKNTLFVLCADHATVSYFPEYQTTPGYFSIPIVFYYPGGDLKGKADKNVQQIDIMPTVLNYLHYDKPYFALGFDAFDKRQDNFVVNNNDGTFSFYQGDYLLINDGKINLSLYNLKTDRLTQNNILDKEPLIAQQMEKYLKAFVQQYNNRMIENKLTAN, from the coding sequence TTGAAAAGAGAAAATCCAATAACCTTAAACCTGTATGTGGCCCTGGCCTACAGGTTCCTGATTTTACTGGTTTTATATACTTTATGCAGATTGGGCTTCTTCTTTTTTAACCATAGCCTGTTCCAGCACATTACCTTACCCAAATACCTGTACATGCTATGGGGCGGACTAAAGTTTGACGTTTCGGCACTCATCTATATCAATGCCATCTTCCTTTTAATGCAGCTGGTACCTGCCCCTTTTAAGTACAAAGATGGCTATCAGCGCTTTTGCAAATGGCTTTTTATCATTAGCAACAGCATTGGCATTATGGCCAACTTTGCCGATTTTGCCTACTATAAATATACACTTAAAAGAACTACAGCAACTGTTTTTAGCCAGTTTAGCCATGAACAGAACAAGTTTAAACTGTTTATAGATTTTTTAACAGATTACTGGTACCTGTTTCTGCTTTATGCCCTGTTTATATGGGGCTTTGTAAAGCTTTACCAGCTGGTAGGTGTTAAAAAAGTAAAAACTTTTAAATGGCCTGCATACCTGTTGCAAACCGTATTGCTGTTTGCTATTGCACTGGTTTGCCTTACAGGTGTACGTGGTGGCTGGGGCTATGGCACCAGGCCCATTACGCTGAGCAATGCAGGAGAATTTGTGGATACACCAGATCAGATGAGCCTGGTGCTGAACACACCTTTCTGTATATTCAGGACTTTAAAAGTGTCTAAACTAAAGCCTGTAAACTATTACGATGAGCAGACATTGAACAGCATTTACAATCCCATACACCTGCCCAAAGATACGGTTGCCTTTAAAAAGCTGAATGTCGTTTTCCTGATCATAGAAAGTTTGGGTAAGGAACATATAGGCGGCTTAAATAAAGACCTGATGGGTGGAAAGTACAAAGGTTTTACCCCTTTTATTGATTCGCTGATTGAACAGAGCTATACCTTTACCCATACTTATGCCAATGGCCGTAAATCTATAGATGCGCTACCTTCTGTGATTTCAGGTATTCCTTCTATCCGTGAGCCTTTTGTACTTTCGGTATACTCAGGGAATAAGACCACCAGCATTGCCAAGCTTTTAGGTGATAAGGGGTATGAAACTGCCTTTTTTCATGGGGCACCAAATGGTTCGATGGGTTTTTCCTCTTATACCCATCTTGCAGGAATCAAACATTATTTCGGACAGAACGAATATAAAAAAACAGGAGATTATGACGGTACCTGGGGCATTTGGGACAATCCTTTTATGCAATATATGGCCCAAACCATGAATACGCTGAAGCAACCTTTTTTCTCAGCATTTTTCTCGCTTTCTTCTCATCATCCTTTCAAGCTGCCCGATGAATATGCAGGTAAATTCCCTAAAGGTCATTTGCCTGTACAGGAAGTACTGGGCTATACAGACATGGCACTGCGTAATTTTTTCAGAACGGCATCTGCTATGCCCTGGTATAAAAACACACTGTTTGTATTGTGTGCGGATCATGCCACAGTATCTTACTTCCCTGAATATCAAACCACTCCCGGATATTTTTCTATTCCGATTGTTTTTTATTATCCTGGCGGGGATTTAAAAGGGAAAGCGGATAAAAACGTACAACAGATAGATATTATGCCCACTGTTTTGAATTATCTGCATTATGACAAACCTTATTTTGCGCTTGGCTTTGATGCTTTTGACAAAAGACAGGATAATTTTGTGGTAAACAATAACGATGGTACCTTTAGCTTTTACCAGGGCGATTATTTACTGATCAATGATGGCAAGATCAACCTTTCATTATACAATTTAAAAACCGACCGTCTTACTCAAAACAACATATTAGATAAAGAACCGTTAATTGCACAACAAATGGAAAAATACCTGAAAGCTTTTGTGCAACAGTACAACAACCGGATGATTGAAAACAAATTAACGGCGAATTAG
- a CDS encoding DUF1772 domain-containing protein: MKNTILFLSILTTALMAGLFYSWSISVMRGLKTLPDREFILSMQAMNRAIQNPLFFICFFGAAIFLLISCYQQFGPSLNREYYLLIAATLIYLIGVPGLTIFGNVPLNNMLDSFDVNGSSVDSLSKMRLGFEAKWNYLNNMRSIAAILSTCLLLFAKIG, encoded by the coding sequence ATGAAGAATACTATACTATTTTTATCCATACTTACAACTGCCCTGATGGCTGGGCTCTTTTATAGCTGGTCAATTTCAGTTATGCGCGGTCTGAAGACATTGCCCGACAGGGAATTTATCCTGTCGATGCAGGCCATGAACCGTGCCATTCAGAATCCTCTCTTTTTTATATGTTTTTTTGGTGCGGCAATATTTTTACTGATCAGTTGTTATCAGCAATTTGGCCCTTCATTAAATCGGGAGTATTATCTTTTGATAGCAGCAACCCTGATCTATTTAATTGGCGTACCAGGCCTTACAATTTTTGGTAATGTTCCGTTAAACAACATGCTGGACAGCTTTGATGTAAATGGTTCAAGTGTGGATTCACTTTCGAAAATGAGGTTGGGATTTGAGGCGAAATGGAATTATTTAAACAACATGAGAAGCATCGCTGCAATCCTGTCTACCTGTTTACTGCTTTTTGCGAAAATAGGATAG
- a CDS encoding C40 family peptidase: protein MKRYLIVFSFLLLSFSAAKSQTTVPLQYQELVKNLMKQSTANPISNTQKMESPNRLLEFAKSMLGIRYRAASSNPNRGFDCSGFVNYVFSNFGFKVPRSSRDFATSGEAKKLEDARIGDVIVFTGTNSRSRTPGHVGIIYAIDGDQVKFIHSSSGGAKGVTISSLDEGFYKKRFLKVISIL from the coding sequence ATGAAGAGATACCTGATTGTATTTAGTTTTCTTTTGTTAAGTTTCTCTGCGGCAAAGTCGCAGACCACCGTGCCTTTACAATACCAGGAACTGGTGAAAAACCTGATGAAACAGAGCACTGCAAATCCCATTTCCAATACGCAAAAAATGGAATCTCCCAACCGTTTGCTGGAATTTGCCAAATCTATGCTGGGCATCAGGTACAGGGCTGCCTCAAGCAATCCCAACAGGGGTTTCGACTGTTCGGGCTTTGTAAACTATGTGTTCAGTAATTTTGGGTTTAAAGTACCACGTTCATCCAGGGATTTCGCAACAAGTGGTGAGGCTAAAAAGCTGGAAGATGCCAGAATTGGGGATGTAATTGTATTTACAGGTACCAACAGCCGTTCAAGAACGCCTGGACATGTAGGCATTATCTATGCCATAGATGGTGATCAGGTTAAGTTTATCCATTCTTCATCAGGAGGTGCCAAAGGCGTTACCATTTCCAGTCTGGATGAAGGTTTTTACAAAAAACGCTTCTTAAAGGTCATCAGTATTCTTTAG
- a CDS encoding porin — protein MKQRYLYLLLFLPFLTNAQGINVALSEKSKINFSGMLQTQFNYSLDDDVDITGRHHTGTEHFSHNSFSVKRARLQLSAAINDRINAVMLVNFGDFIGNPQNKVLENAYIKYSVNDYVNFQFGQFRPQFGQEDNYPVDFVRSIDYSNQYYLFGSNSWQSFQIGASYFGEIKNSSIPLKYYIGVYNGNNRNQTGDNDDGKIVPARLVFGLGKSTFLGLSAGAGKNMGQKIWAYGADIDYKKQLNERWNVEFVSEYKQGINSVAYFDQTDPVIPVSHFAMRGIYLQPNVGYGFKNTRLKSLEFALRYEYLDADFKQNGNARQSYIPMVSASFAEAYAIRVQMGLLMDRYENNIPNTTQYNTNRIICQVQARF, from the coding sequence ATGAAACAACGCTATCTCTATCTGTTGCTTTTTCTTCCTTTTTTAACAAATGCCCAGGGCATAAATGTCGCCCTTTCTGAAAAGAGTAAGATCAATTTCTCGGGCATGCTGCAAACACAGTTTAATTATTCACTCGATGACGATGTAGACATTACCGGAAGGCACCATACCGGTACGGAGCATTTTTCACACAACTCCTTTTCTGTAAAAAGGGCCAGACTGCAGCTGAGTGCGGCAATCAATGATCGTATCAATGCGGTTATGCTGGTCAATTTTGGCGACTTTATAGGAAATCCACAAAACAAAGTACTCGAAAATGCCTATATAAAGTATAGCGTAAATGACTATGTAAATTTTCAGTTCGGACAGTTCAGGCCACAGTTTGGGCAGGAAGACAATTATCCGGTTGATTTTGTCCGCTCCATAGATTATTCCAACCAGTATTATCTTTTTGGGTCAAACAGCTGGCAGAGTTTCCAGATCGGTGCCAGCTATTTTGGAGAGATCAAAAATAGCAGTATCCCCTTAAAGTATTATATAGGTGTTTATAATGGCAATAACAGAAACCAGACCGGCGACAATGACGATGGAAAGATTGTTCCGGCACGTCTCGTATTTGGGCTTGGTAAAAGTACCTTCCTGGGTTTAAGTGCTGGTGCAGGTAAAAATATGGGACAGAAAATATGGGCTTATGGTGCCGATATCGACTACAAAAAGCAATTGAATGAAAGGTGGAATGTGGAATTTGTTTCGGAATATAAACAGGGGATCAACAGTGTTGCCTATTTTGATCAGACAGATCCGGTTATTCCTGTCAGCCACTTTGCCATGCGGGGCATTTATCTGCAACCTAATGTTGGGTATGGTTTTAAAAATACAAGACTTAAAAGCCTGGAGTTTGCTTTAAGGTACGAATATCTGGATGCTGATTTTAAACAGAACGGTAATGCAAGGCAAAGCTATATTCCTATGGTCAGTGCTTCTTTTGCAGAAGCTTATGCCATCCGTGTGCAAATGGGTCTGCTGATGGACCGTTATGAAAATAATATTCCCAATACTACGCAATACAATACCAACAGAATTATATGCCAGGTGCAGGCCCGGTTTTAA
- a CDS encoding SDR family NAD(P)-dependent oxidoreductase: MNIVLTGASSGIGFEAALEFTLNKDNKVVCIARSADKLRKLLEIAKGITPDCTLLPVEFDIVNDDYAALVPFLTEKLGHIDILINNAGALVNKPFSETTAADLANMFESNVLGHFNMIKNLLPLMGSDSHIVNIGSMGGFQGSVKFPGLSAYSASKAALHALTECLAFELVDTGIKVNCLALGSAQTEMLELAFPGYQSPVMAFEMGKYVADFARTAHKFFNGKILPVAVTTP, encoded by the coding sequence ATGAATATTGTATTGACAGGCGCCAGCAGCGGAATAGGTTTTGAAGCTGCTTTAGAATTTACGTTAAATAAAGATAATAAGGTAGTTTGTATTGCGAGGTCGGCCGATAAGCTGCGTAAACTGCTGGAAATAGCCAAAGGCATTACGCCCGACTGTACCCTGCTGCCTGTAGAATTTGACATTGTGAATGACGATTATGCTGCACTGGTACCTTTTTTAACTGAGAAACTGGGGCATATAGATATACTAATCAACAATGCAGGGGCACTGGTAAATAAACCTTTTTCTGAAACCACAGCAGCAGACCTGGCAAATATGTTTGAGAGCAATGTGTTGGGGCATTTTAACATGATCAAGAACCTGTTGCCATTGATGGGAAGCGACAGCCATATTGTGAACATTGGCAGCATGGGTGGTTTCCAGGGCAGTGTAAAGTTTCCGGGTCTATCGGCCTATTCGGCCAGTAAGGCGGCCCTGCATGCCTTAACGGAATGCCTGGCTTTTGAACTGGTTGATACCGGGATTAAGGTAAACTGTCTGGCCTTGGGTTCTGCCCAGACGGAGATGCTGGAACTGGCCTTTCCTGGCTATCAATCGCCGGTAATGGCCTTTGAAATGGGCAAATATGTTGCCGACTTTGCCCGTACCGCACATAAGTTTTTCAACGGAAAAATCCTTCCAGTGGCAGTAACAACGCCATAA
- a CDS encoding CAP domain-containing protein produces the protein MKFLSIVLISFFSVFIPVSIKAQRADAWTKDELKMANTAGNAPYLSGEEKDIVIYMNLVRMDGERFFNTFLQDFIDDYNEQMKQYSNYERLKVNRNDSYYKSLKNDLKNIKLLPAFWPDEALSWVAKQHARDLNKNNFAAHNSSDGRTMKDRIGKMYPKKSNGENLAFGFSTGLGNVCMLLLDKGVPDLGHRKLILNTSYQLNTIGVSIQPHKTYRYCAVIDFVSLPH, from the coding sequence ATGAAGTTTTTATCAATTGTCCTTATCTCATTTTTTTCCGTATTCATTCCTGTTTCCATAAAAGCCCAGCGCGCTGATGCCTGGACCAAGGACGAATTAAAAATGGCCAATACTGCCGGAAATGCACCTTACCTAAGCGGCGAAGAAAAAGACATCGTCATTTACATGAACCTGGTACGCATGGATGGTGAACGTTTTTTTAATACTTTTTTACAGGACTTTATTGATGATTATAATGAACAAATGAAACAGTACAGCAATTATGAAAGGTTAAAGGTTAACAGGAACGACAGTTATTACAAAAGTTTAAAGAACGACCTGAAGAACATTAAGCTACTACCTGCCTTTTGGCCGGATGAAGCCCTGAGCTGGGTGGCAAAACAGCACGCCAGGGATTTAAACAAGAACAATTTTGCTGCACACAACTCTAGTGATGGCCGGACAATGAAAGACAGGATCGGTAAAATGTACCCTAAAAAATCAAATGGCGAAAACCTGGCCTTTGGTTTTTCGACCGGACTGGGCAATGTTTGCATGTTGCTGTTAGATAAGGGCGTACCCGACCTGGGGCACAGAAAACTGATTTTGAATACCTCCTATCAGTTAAATACAATTGGGGTAAGCATACAACCACATAAAACTTATCGTTATTGTGCAGTGATTGATTTTGTATCCCTACCCCATTAA